One Meiothermus sp. CFH 77666 genomic window carries:
- a CDS encoding septum formation initiator family protein encodes MDRPIYRFLHLVFAIGTLHLLVLFTLEFQRHFQLRQDISNARVRLEALEQRNQKLTDELQLAADTRYREGLARQMGYVHKDELLYLYTRPKVGSNPTPSN; translated from the coding sequence GTGGACAGGCCAATTTACCGCTTCTTACATTTGGTTTTTGCCATTGGGACGCTGCATTTGTTGGTTTTGTTTACCCTCGAGTTCCAGCGTCACTTCCAGCTCCGGCAGGACATTTCAAATGCGCGGGTACGTTTGGAGGCGCTCGAGCAGCGCAATCAAAAACTCACTGACGAGCTTCAGTTGGCTGCCGATACCCGCTACCGTGAAGGTTTGGCTCGCCAGATGGGCTATGTACACAAAGATGAGCTGCTCTACCTATACACGCGACCCAAAGTAGGCTCAAACCCTACCCCGTCAAACTGA
- a CDS encoding Fur family transcriptional regulator — protein MAKTRERESYRSRLKAVGLRHTLPRERILAHLDRKSTHPTPEELYQGLKKKGYNIGLSTVYLNLQVLRDSGLLWEFKDQKGNTRYDGFNERHHHLFCLQCGKIEDVLVRDLPEFDPEPIKRAVEATNGWFVEEARLELRGVCPECQ, from the coding sequence ATGGCAAAGACCAGAGAGCGGGAAAGCTACAGGTCAAGGCTAAAAGCGGTAGGGTTGCGCCACACTTTGCCGAGGGAGCGAATCCTGGCCCACCTCGACCGCAAAAGCACCCACCCTACGCCCGAAGAGCTGTACCAGGGTCTGAAAAAGAAAGGCTACAACATCGGGCTCTCCACGGTTTACCTGAACCTTCAGGTACTGCGCGACTCGGGACTGTTGTGGGAGTTCAAGGATCAGAAGGGCAATACCCGCTACGATGGCTTCAACGAACGACATCACCATCTTTTCTGCCTCCAATGCGGCAAAATAGAAGATGTTCTGGTCAGGGATTTACCCGAATTTGACCCCGAGCCCATCAAGAGAGCGGTCGAAGCCACAAACGGATGGTTTGTGGAAGAAGCCCGCCTCGAGCTGCGCGGGGTCTGCCCGGAATGCCAGTAG
- a CDS encoding leucyl aminopeptidase, producing MELTLKSARRFVDEIPVPLAVAGVWGGELSEEGQKLDAKYRKVLSKIMDELHFKGEFGETLLVPLSTRHTDEKGPDFVLLFGLGKKRGVSLETVRKAGAKLVQEITRLGFKEAVTETFLSDKFGKQEASYALAEGALLGGYTWNKYKTSSPSGKRGEKLRLWLARSSGPAVDRAEIVAEAVNYARDLVNEPPNILTPVELAKRAAEMAQELGLAVEIWDESQIRQAGMGAFYGVAQGSANPPRFIQLTYKPQAPSGRVIALVGKGLTFDTGGYSLKPSESQITMKCDMAGAAAVLGAMRAIARLQPPIEVRAYVAAAENMISGTAYRVSDVLTSLSGKTIEVLNTDAEGRLTLADAITYADRQGAEAIVELSTLTGACVVALGEKIAGLFANDARWGREVQEAAERAGEKVWPLPMEEEYLEALKSNTADLKNTHGKSRYAGAINAALFLGEFTEKPLVHLDIAGPAYTEKSHALGPAGGTGFGVRTLVELLSV from the coding sequence ATGGAGCTTACACTCAAGTCTGCACGGCGCTTCGTAGACGAGATTCCTGTACCCCTGGCGGTGGCGGGGGTATGGGGTGGAGAACTGAGCGAGGAAGGGCAAAAGCTGGACGCCAAATATCGCAAAGTCCTGAGTAAGATCATGGACGAGCTTCATTTCAAAGGGGAGTTCGGTGAAACCTTACTGGTACCCCTAAGTACCAGGCACACCGACGAGAAGGGCCCCGACTTCGTCCTGCTGTTTGGCCTGGGCAAAAAACGCGGGGTGAGCCTGGAAACCGTGCGAAAGGCAGGGGCCAAACTGGTGCAGGAGATTACCCGGCTCGGTTTCAAAGAAGCCGTTACCGAAACTTTCCTCTCGGACAAGTTTGGCAAGCAGGAAGCCAGCTATGCCCTGGCCGAAGGGGCTTTGCTGGGGGGCTACACCTGGAACAAATACAAGACCAGCAGCCCCTCCGGCAAGCGGGGCGAAAAACTGCGTTTATGGCTGGCCCGTTCTTCGGGGCCTGCTGTAGACCGGGCCGAGATTGTGGCCGAGGCGGTCAACTATGCCCGCGACCTGGTCAATGAGCCGCCCAACATCCTGACCCCGGTAGAGCTGGCCAAGCGGGCTGCCGAAATGGCCCAGGAGCTGGGGCTTGCGGTAGAGATTTGGGACGAAAGCCAGATCCGGCAGGCCGGAATGGGCGCCTTTTACGGAGTAGCCCAGGGCTCGGCCAACCCACCGCGTTTTATTCAGTTAACCTACAAACCCCAGGCCCCTTCGGGGCGTGTGATTGCCCTAGTGGGCAAGGGGCTGACCTTCGATACCGGTGGCTACTCCCTCAAGCCCTCCGAGAGCCAGATCACCATGAAGTGCGATATGGCCGGGGCCGCTGCAGTGCTGGGAGCCATGCGGGCCATTGCCAGGCTCCAACCGCCGATAGAAGTCAGGGCCTACGTGGCCGCTGCTGAGAACATGATTTCGGGTACGGCCTACCGGGTCTCGGATGTGCTCACCAGCCTCTCGGGTAAGACCATCGAAGTTCTCAACACCGACGCCGAAGGCCGGCTGACCCTAGCCGATGCCATTACCTATGCCGACCGGCAGGGTGCTGAGGCTATTGTCGAACTATCCACCCTGACCGGTGCATGCGTGGTTGCGTTAGGCGAAAAGATAGCGGGTCTCTTTGCCAACGATGCACGCTGGGGCCGCGAGGTACAGGAGGCCGCGGAGCGAGCGGGCGAAAAGGTCTGGCCGCTGCCCATGGAAGAGGAGTACCTCGAGGCCCTCAAGTCCAATACCGCCGACCTGAAAAACACCCACGGCAAGAGCCGCTACGCCGGGGCCATCAACGCTGCATTGTTCCTGGGCGAGTTTACCGAAAAGCCCCTGGTGCACCTGGATATTGCTGGCCCAGCCTATACCGAAAAAAGCCATGCCCTGGGCCCGGCGGGAGGGACGGGTTTCGGGGTTCGCACGCTGGTTGAGTTGCTGAGCGTGTAG
- a CDS encoding LCP family protein, with protein MRRVVPLLVLILLIGAAWWAYPLLQPLLRFGALPRKLEQPLTVLVLGVAPEYKYYHQRAPEDFRGLSDVNLLVRFDPGAKRVSVLSIPRDVYVRIPGYGWYIINHANKFGGPELAKQVVTDLTGVQIDGYVAVSVEAIRNGVDALGGITVCVEKPMQYRDTAAKLDINLEPGCQHLNGMQAEGYLRFRHDALGDIGRIQRQQAFFNALKQQLLTPAGLLRIPQAIASVEQNIRTDLSREQIASLMGFAAQQPQLVSLLTPGQFGQGWEVNRAELGKLVQRYFGDTPAATQATLEDLRGQQAVVLYAAPQEAAAIEMRRKLRELGLRVLLREVESTPPRSEVISNGALELAQVLGEAIGMPSRVSGEAVLYADLTVRIGADFASPNGQNQ; from the coding sequence ATGCGGCGCGTCGTTCCCTTGTTGGTCTTGATTTTGTTGATTGGAGCAGCCTGGTGGGCCTATCCTTTGCTGCAACCACTCTTACGCTTTGGCGCATTACCGCGCAAACTGGAGCAGCCTCTCACGGTCTTGGTGCTGGGAGTGGCGCCGGAATACAAGTACTATCACCAACGGGCCCCGGAAGACTTTCGCGGCCTTTCCGACGTCAATCTGCTGGTGCGCTTCGACCCCGGTGCTAAACGCGTCTCGGTGCTCTCCATTCCCAGAGATGTATATGTGCGTATTCCCGGCTACGGCTGGTACATCATCAACCACGCCAACAAATTCGGCGGCCCCGAGCTGGCCAAGCAGGTCGTCACCGACCTCACGGGTGTTCAGATTGACGGCTATGTAGCCGTGAGCGTAGAGGCTATCCGCAACGGCGTGGATGCGCTGGGCGGCATCACGGTTTGTGTGGAAAAGCCCATGCAGTACCGGGATACCGCCGCCAAGCTGGACATCAACCTGGAACCAGGCTGCCAGCACCTGAACGGCATGCAGGCCGAGGGTTATCTGCGTTTTCGCCACGATGCCCTGGGCGATATTGGGCGCATACAGCGGCAACAGGCTTTCTTCAACGCCCTCAAGCAACAGTTGCTGACACCGGCTGGCTTATTGCGTATTCCCCAGGCCATTGCCAGTGTGGAGCAGAACATCCGCACCGACCTGAGCCGTGAACAGATTGCCAGCCTGATGGGCTTCGCGGCCCAGCAGCCCCAACTGGTTTCCTTGCTAACCCCCGGTCAGTTCGGCCAGGGCTGGGAGGTCAACCGGGCTGAACTGGGCAAGCTGGTGCAGCGCTACTTTGGCGATACGCCTGCGGCCACCCAGGCCACCCTCGAGGACTTACGGGGACAGCAGGCCGTGGTACTCTACGCGGCCCCTCAGGAGGCGGCTGCCATCGAGATGCGCCGCAAGCTACGAGAACTGGGATTGCGGGTGCTGTTGCGTGAGGTGGAGAGTACCCCCCCGCGCAGCGAGGTGATCTCCAATGGCGCTCTGGAGCTGGCCCAGGTGCTGGGGGAGGCCATTGGGATGCCCTCGAGGGTTTCGGGGGAAGCCGTTCTATATGCCGACCTAACTGTGCGTATTGGCGCCGATTTTGCCAGCCCCAATGGGCAAAATCAGTAG